The following is a genomic window from Armatimonadota bacterium.
GGTAAACGAGGTCGGCGTCACCGGCATCAGCGACCGGCCGCCAGCCGAGGCTGCGCAGTTGAACGCCGATGCGTTCCGCCTCGGCTTCGTTCATCTGGCAGCCCCAGACCTTGACCAGGAATGTTCGGTCGGTTGTGTCCATCAGCGGTGTGATCCCGGCCTGGATTATTCATACTACGCTTGAAGTGCGTGCTGGGCGGCGCTGCGCGCTGGCTGTCTTGTGCGTTCGACGCGGCGGCGGGTGTTCCTCGGCAACGGCGCTGAAGCTTCAGCCGCCGGGCATAACGACGATGACCTTCTCCACCCCGTTCGGGGCACGAGCGGCAAGTTCGAGGGCGTCGTCGGCCCGGTCCAGCGGGAAGTGGTGGGTGACCATCGGCTGAGGCTGAACCGCACCGTCCGCGATCATGTGCAGCGCCTCGGGGATGGCGCCGGTCGTCATACGAGACCCGAGGAGATCCAGTTCGCGTTGGATCAGCGTCCACGGGGCTATCGGAATCGGCTCGCGTATCAGGCCAAGCAGGATCACGCGTCCGGCTGCGGCGACCAACTCAAGCGCCTCCCCCACCGCGCGTGGTTCTCCGGCCGCCTCGATGACGAGTGGGAAGCCGTCGCCATGGGTGAATTCGGCGGCGGCGCCGGGGGCTGTGTCGGCGTGAACGACGGCATCGGCACCGAAGCGACGAGCGAAATCCATGCGGTCGTCGCGCAGTTCAGTGACGAAGGTTCGTGCGCCCATGGCCTTGGCGACCTGGAGCGCCGACAGCCCGATCGGCCCCGCGCCGAGGATGGCGACGGACTCGCCTCGCTGCAGGCGTCCGCGATGGATTGCCTGGAGCCCTATCGCCACGGGCTCCGCGAGGACGGCGTCCTGGGCGCTGATTCCCGACGGCACTCGGTGCAGATTCGCGGCGGGCAGCGCGACCAACTCAGCGAGCGCGCCGTCGCGATGGACGCCCATCACGGAGACGTTGACACAGCAATTGTACCGTCCCTGGCGGCAGGGGTAGCACTCGCCGCAGCTTACCGCCGGATCGCCGACCACGAGGTCGCCCGGATTGACGCCGCTGTCCGCGGGCGCCGCGACGACGTGTCCCGCGAACTCGTGGCCCGGTATCCGCGGGTAGGAGAACACCGGGTGTTCTCCCGCGTAAGCGTGGCGATCCGTGCCGCAGATGCCGGCGGCGAGGACGCGAACGAGGGCTTCGCCGGGCTGAGAGCTCGGCTCCGGCGCCTCGGTGACGCGCGCGCGTTGTGGGGCTTCGAGGATCAGCGCTTTCATTGGACGATGGCGAGCACGCGCGACGCGACGCACCTCCGACGCGATTTCCCATGAGATGGACGGGACATCGCGCAGTCAGGAGCCCGCGCGCCCAGGGAAGTCAAAGGCGCACCGGGACGCCGCGGCCAGCGAGATACTCCTTCGCCTCGCGGATACCAATCTCCCCGAAGTGGAAGACCGAGGCGGCGAGCACGGCGTCGGCCTTGCCCTCCACGATGGCGTCGTAGAAGTGCTCCAGCGTGCCGGCGCCGCCGGAGGCGATGACGGGCAAACCCGTCGCCTCGGCGAGCATGCGGTTGAGGAGGTTGTCGGACCCCGCCTTCGTGCCGTCGGTATCCATGCTGGTCGGGAGTATCTGCCCCGCGCCGGCGTCGCGACAGCGCTTGCCCCAGTCAATGGCATCAATCCCCTCGGGCTGGGTGCCGCCGCGCGTGACGACTTCGTAGCCGGATGGCATCTCCTGATTGCGGCGCACGTCAATGGCGACGATGAGCCGCTCGGAGGTGAACTTGCCGGCGATGTCGCGAACGAGATCGGGATTGCGCACCGCCGCGGTATTGAGTGAAACGGCCGACACGCCGATATCGAGGAGTTGCTGCACGTCATCGACGCTGCGGATGCCGCCGCCGACGACGAGGGGCACGGTGACGGCGCCGACGGTCTTGCGCAAGACATCGAGCATTGTCCCGCGGCCTTCGACGGTCGCGGAGATATCGAGGAATGCGATCTCGTCCGCGCCCGCTTCACTGTAGGCGCGGCCGGCCTCGACCGGGTCGCCGGCGTCGCGGAGGTCAACGAAATGGACGCCTTTGACGACGCGGCCGTCTTTCATGTCGAGACACGGGATGATGCGGCGATAGTCGGGCATTCGGTTATCCTTTCTCAGCCTTCTGCGCTCTCAGAATGACAGCCGCCGCTCGGACGCGGGCACCTAGCCGAACCAGCGCTCCATGGCGTCGAAGCACCGTGCGGCGGTGCGCTCGGGGTCATCGCCCAGCGCGAACATGTCCACCGTGTAGTCGCCTCGATAACCGAGGCCGTCGAGCGCGCGGCGGGCGGCGGCGAAGTCAATCTCGCCCTCGCCTAATACGAGATGCTGATGCACCTTGCCTGCAATGTCTTCGATGTGGGTGTGGACAATCGCCGCGCCAATTTGCGCAATCGCGGCTGTCAGATCGGGCTCAGTGATGTGCGCATGGCCGATGTCGAGATTGACGGCGACGCGCGGCGAGGCGAGGCTCTCCATGAACGCGCGCATGTCGTCCACGGAGGAGATGGCGAGTCCCGGCTCCGGCTCGAAGGCAAGGACGACGCGTTCCCTGCCATGGGCCAGCAGGCGGCGCGTCAGATCCAGCGCCGCTTCGATCTGCTGCTCCTCGCGCCCGGCCTCGCGGCGCATGGTGTTGAGGACAACGACGGGGCATGCCATGCGCTCGGCGACTTCGACGGCGAGCAGTGAGTTCTCGGCGCGCTCTTCCGGCGGCCGGCCGTCGCCGTGATATGAGATGCTCGAGAGCCCGAGCCCGAGTTCGTTGAGGAGCGCGGCAATGTCGCGACATCGCGCGGGGTCCATGTCCGCCGGCTGTGTTTCCGGATGCTCGAGGCACAGCTCGACGGAGCGGTAGCCGATGTCGCGCAGCGTGCGGAGCGTGCGATCAACGGGCCATGCGGCGAAACCTGCGGTGCGAAAGCCAATGCTGTGCATTCCGTGATTCTCCGTGCAGCCGGGGCTGCTGTGCTACATGTCGCGCACGGCGCGCAAGCATTCATAGAGGAGGACGCCCGCGGCGACGGTGACGTTGAAGGAACTCGCCTGACCGGCGACCGGGATAGCTACGACGTCGTCGGCGAATGCCCTTGCTTCGGAAGACACTCCTTCGCTTTCGTTGCCGACGATGATGGCGCAGCTGCGATCGAGGCCGGCGTCTTGTACTGGCGTGCGTCCGTGGGCGGAGGTGGCGATGAGGCGCAGGCCGGATTGGCGCACGAGGCTGAGGTCGGCGAGCAGATCACGACTCAGCGCCAACGGCAGGCGCAGAATCGAGCCGGTGCTGGAGCGCACGGCGGCGCGCGAGAAGGGCTCGGCTGAATCGGGGCCGAGGAGCATGCCGCGCGCTCCGCCGGCGTCGGCCGTCCGGAGCAGAACGCCGATATTGCGGGGGTCCTGAATCCGTTCGCACACGAGCAGCGGACCGCCAAGTTCGACGAGGGACTCCGTACTCGCCAGGCGCATCGGCGCGACGGCGACCGTGGTCGTCGAAGTGTCGTAGCCCGTGCCCAGGATCTTGGTCATCAGGCCGCGGCTCACGGTGTAGCAGCGCGTGCCGGCCGCGGCGAGGGTTGAGCGCAGCGACGCCCCGACCTTCGCGCCCTCCAGGACAAAGACGTCGCAGGCGCCCGCCACCGCGAGCGCCTGCTCGACCATCGCTTCGCCTTCGATCAGGAACTGCTGCGCCGCGGCGCGGCCCGCAGGAGTCAGCAGCGCCCGAGCCAGCCGCACGGCGGGATGTTTTAGGCTGGTGATACGTTCGTAGGAATCANNNNNNNNNNNNNNNNNNNNNNNNNNNNNNNNNNNNNNNNNNNNNNNNNNNNNNNNNNNNNNNNNNNNNNNNNNNNNNNNNNNNNNNNNNNNNNNNNNNNACGCGATACATCAGCGTCATGCCCATCATCCGCTGCCCGGTCTTCTCGACCTTCTCGTACCGCGCGCCGGCACGAGTCGCGAGATCGCCGTCGCCCGTCGCGTCAACGTAGATGCGCGCCCGAATCGCCTGTCGCCCCGACTTGCTCTCCGCGACAACCGCCGTCACGCTGCGCCCCGCGGCTGACGCGTCGCTGAACGTCGTGTGCAGCATCAACTGGACGCCTGCCTCGGACAGCATCTCCAGCGCGACCGTCTTCAGGATCTCCGGGTCGAAGCTGACCGCATATGGCGCACTTCCCGGTTTCAGCGGCCCGAAGTTCCCGTGCGCGGTGCAGCCGCACGCCCCGCCCGCCGCGAGCAGACGGTCAACAAGCTCCTGCGCCAGGCCGCGCACGGTCTGCACGTGATTCGGCGGATGCTCGTTGCGAAACCCGTTGAAGCTCGTCATCAGCCCTGCCGTCGCCATGCCGCCGAGGAAACCATAACGCTCCACGAGCAGCGTCTTGGCGCCCGTGCGCGCCGCCGCAAGCGCCGCCATGATGCCTCCCGGGCCCCCGCCGGCGACAACCACATCCGGCTCGGCGACAATCGGCAATTCTCTACCCGGCTCGTGAATCGTCTTCATGTGATGCGCTTCCCTGGTTCACTGGAATGCATAGGTATGCGCCGAACGGCGCACCCAAGCCATGTTTCCAGTTCGGTGCGCGCACCTCCTTGCCCCGGCCGGCATGGCAGGTTGCCGCATCGGACCCGCCGAACCGCTCGCATATCAACGATGGAGATACTCCAATGAAGATCCTCTGGATCGCGCTGATCCTTGCCATGGCCCTGTGCGACGGCGCTTGGGCCGCCGCGCCTCGCTCTATCGTCCACCCTCAGGACACCGGCGCGGCACTGGCAAACCCGGGCATGGGTTGGGTGCTCTACTTCTACAGCAACGTCCCGACCAACTACGGCTCGCGCCTCGAGCCGTCCGACACCGTGGACGAATTCCCGGGCGTAACGACGGTCTATCTTCGCATCCCGTGGTCCTACGTCGAACCCGAGGAAGGGCGATTCAACTGGTCGGTCGTGGACACGCCCGCGCAGCGGTGGATCGCGAAAGGCAAGCAGGTCGCGTTTCGGTTCTCGTGCAGCGAGTCGTGGATGCGCTACGCGACGCCGCAATGGGTCGAGAAAGCGGGCGCGCACGGCTACAACTTCACTTCGGGCCAGGGAGTCCAGCCCGACGGCGTGTTCTGGGAGCCGGACTACAACGACCCTGTCTTCCTCGAAAAGCTCGACCACTTCCTCGCCGCCGCCGCAGCCCGCTACGATGGCAATCCGGAAGTAGCGTACATCGACGTCGGTTCGTTCGGCGTGTGGGGTGAAGGACATACCTATCACAGCTCGGCGTTACCCTATTCCGCTGCGACCATCATCAAGCACATCGATCTCCACCTCAAGCACTTCAAGCACACCCTCCTCGCCGCCAACGATGACTTCGTGCTGCAAGGCCGGGGCGATGAGGCAATCAATTACGCAGCGCGCCGTGGCCTGGCCCTGCGCGACGACAGCATCCTCGTGCAAGGCGGAGACAACGCCTACCTCAGCGCGCACCTGGCCCCGGCCTTCTGGCCCACCCGCCCGGTGATTCTGGAGTGCGAGCACTACGGCGGCTCCCGCGACCGCGGCAACTGGAAGGACGGCAGCCAGTACCTCGAGGCGGTCGAAAAGTACCACGCGAGCTATGCCTCAATCCATTGGTGGCCGCGGGAGTTCCTCAGCGAGAATCGCGAGCTGATAGACCGCATCAACCGCCGCTTGGGATATCGGCTCCAGCTCGTCGAGGCCTCGTGGACGGGGGTAGCGCGCGCCGGGACACCCCTCGACTTCACTGCGGCGTGGCGGCACGCCGGCGTCGCGCCGTGCTACGCGGGCGGTTTCCCGGCGGTCACGCTCAAGGACGACAAAGGCGGCATCGTCGGAGCGTTCGTGGACGAGAGCTTCGACGTGCGCGCGCTTCCCGTCGGCCCGCCCGGGCAGGCGGAGACCCGCGCCCAGGAGGCGGACTTCCTGCTGCCCTCAAACCTCACGCCAGGCACATACGAGCTTTACGTCTCCGTGGGGACACGCACCGGCACGCCGCGCATCGCCCTCCCCTTGCCGGACGATGACACTCAGCGCCGCTATCGCCTGGGCACACTCACCGTCACGGCTCAGTGAACGCGGTCGTCGTTCCAGAGGCGGGCAAGGTAGATGAGCGTGTCACTCAGAGCGGAACACGGAGTGTGGAGCGAAGAGTCTCGGCAGCGTCTACGCGGAAACCGGTTCGCGCGCCACGGGTGCGATTACCTCCGGTCGCCGCCTGCGCTCAGGTTGCGAACCCGCGCGTGTCATTCGCTTCATCGCCACACGAGCCGGTTTTGCGGCGGGTAGGTATCGCGCGAAACGAATTCCCACCGCTCGCCGGCGCCGCGCCAGACGCGATACACCGCCACCTCGCACCCCGCTTGACCGCGGTTCGGCGCGCGCCCGGTCGGTGACGGGCCGAGGCACATGACCGTCGCCGGCTGCGCCACCGCCATGATCTCGCGCTCGACGCGCACCTGCGGCGGGCGCTCCCGCGAATGCAGCCGCACCACCACCGATTCTCCCGCGACCCGCGCGGTAATCCGAATCGGGGAGGCCAGCGAGTTGCGGAACCGCAGATCTATACTGGGATAGGCGACCGCCGCGTCCCGGCCCGGCGGCACGTACGTCGCCGGCCAATGGTGTCGGTGCCGCTCCAGGACCGGCAGGCCCGCGAGCAAGGCCGCGTTGTACAGCGTCGTTGACGCCTGGCACACCCCTCCGCCCCAGTCCCGCACCATCTCGCCGGAATAGCTTACCGGCGCGCGCCGGTAGCCGCGATCCACAGTCCACGGCCCCACCGTGCGATTAAATGAGAACTCCTCGCCGGGTCTGATGAGCGTCCCGTTGAGCGCCATCAGCGCGAGTTGCACATTGTGCACCTGCGAACGCGTGCGCCCGCTCAGGCTGGTCGAGAAGGCCGCAACGGCTTTCTCCTCTCCCGGCAGATCGGGCAGCCGCACCAGCACCGCGACCGCCGCCGCGCATGCAACGCATGCGACCGCGAGCACCAGCCCGCGTATCGCCGCGCGCCTCTGCGACCAGACTCCACGGGCAGCGCCCGCACCCATTAACCGCAGCCTCCTCATCGCAGCCTCACTCGCGTTTCCGCCCCGGAGCCGCGCACGTCCGGGTTGTACATCGAATAGGCCTGCGTCGGCATGACGTGGTACTCGCCCGGAATCTGCGGCCGCAGGTGGTATTCGATGGTCGAAGTGCCCGCCGGCAGCCGCCGCGCGAAGATCGCCACCTTCTCGTCGCGCACCTCCATGTCCGACCACCACCACCCCCATTCCCAGGGATCCACGCCGCCCCGTTCCGCGACCTCGCAGCCCGCCGGCAGCGGATCCTCCACCACCACGTACTCGTACTCTTTGCTCGACGTGATCCTCAGGCGGGCCAGTATTGATTCCCCGGAGCGAAAAACGGTCGTCGGGTTGGGCGCGGGAGTAGTCGAGATGACGCCGTTGCGTCGGTCGCGCGAGCTGATCATGCGGTAGTACTGCCGCTCGATGGAGATCCCCGCGCCCGTGATGACTTGGGGCAGATCCTCCTGCCCGACGAACTGGCGCAGGATGAGCGTGTAGTAGAGGTTCCCGGGACCCTCCTTGCTCAGGTTCAGGAGGTTCTCGCCGCGGCGCAGCGCGTCGCCGGAAGCTTTGACCTCGACCTCGGGTGCGAAGAGATCGTCCTGCGTAAACCGGCGTTGGAGTATCGCGTCGTCGCCGAGGATTGCCGCGGCCTGGTAGTCGGGCTGCAGCTCCTGCGATGCCTTCATGAAATCTGTCAGCGCGAAGAGCACGAACGCCGTGTCGCGCGTTGACACCCAGCAGTTGCCCTCGCGGTGCAGCACGAGCCAGCGCACGACTTTGTAGATCCTCGGGTCATCGGGGTCGAGCGCGAGCAGTGCCTTGAGGGCGAGCCCCGTCGTCTCAGTGTCTCCGCCGCGGCCCCAATCTCCGCGCCCTTTCCACCACGCGAGCGCCTGTGTCTCCTGAAGGCGCCGCCACAGGCGCTCGCCCGCCACTTTCGCCTCTTCGCTCCGCTTGCGTTCCACCAGCGTGGACGTCAGCAGCGCCAGCTCATACGCATCGAGCGAGTCCAAGCGGCGATAGAAATCCGTCACGTGGCCGTCCACGACGCCGTCGCGACCGGCCAGCGACAGCACGTACAAGACGTACAGCCGGTCATTCGCGCGCATGTGTCGTTGGTCTTTCAAGCGGCGCACAAGCCATCCCAGGCCGCGGTCGAGCGCATTCTGGTTGACGGCAAACCCGTTCCGCTTTGCCGTCGTCAACCCGTACACCACATACGCGGTCATCCATGGCTCGGAGTCGTCGTAGCGCCACCACCCCCACCCGCCGTCATCGTGCTGGTACCCGTAGAGCCGATCCAGACCCTCCTGAACCATGTCCGGCAGCTTCTTCTCTAATTCGGGATTGGCCAGATCCAGTTCCCGCAGCGCGCGCGCCACGATCACGTCGGGCAGGAAGGAACTCATCGTTTGCTCGGTGCAGCCGTAGGGGTATTGCGCGAGATACTCGAGCGCGCCGAGGATGACCGCGGCGATAGACGGCGCGAATCGCACGCGCACGTCACTCGCGCCGGCCACCGCGTCCCGCCGAATGCTCAGTCGCTCCGCGGCCTGATCCCGCACCGCGCCGCTGCGCCACTCCACCCGCTCGCGCCCGTGCGGCAGCGCCGGAATCGTCAGCGCCATCGCGTCCGACAGCCCGCTTCGGGCCTTCGCGTACACCGTGATTGCCTTGTCGCCGGGCGAAGGCACGTCAACCTGCCAATCCTGACGCTTGACCTCGTCCGGGCCTAGCACCATGCGCTGCCGTTCTTCGGCTCCGGCTCCCCCGCGGACGCTCAGCCCTGGCGCGGTGATCCATACCTCGACGTCCTGCCGCGCTCGTGTGTAGTTATGCACCAGCGCCGACAAGGTCAGCCGATCTTTTTGCACCACGAACCGCGGCGTCTCCAGCCTTACCAGCAGTTCTTTGAACGTCTGCGCCTTGGCCGTCGCTTCGCCCACCGCCGTGTCCAGGGTTGCCCCGCGTACCGTCGCGCGCCAAGTCGTCAGGGTATCCGGCATGGCGAAGGAGACGCTCGCGCGGCCCTCAGCATCGGTTACGACCGTCGGGTTCCAATAGGCGGTGTCGGGGAAGCGTTTGCGCACCGTGATCCCCGCGGCGCCCTTGTCCGCGTCGAGGTATATCTGCGGGAACGAGTAGTCCGTAGACACCTGGTTCCAACGCGGCGGATAGAAGAACTCCACCATCGGCGGCGCCCTTTCTTCCTCGATCGCGTAGATAGACTCGTCCACGATGCCGACGGACAGTTCGGCGCGCACTGCGTCGCCGCGCCAGTCGGTGGTGCGGATCTCATACGTCGCGCGCTCGCCGGGCGCGTAGCGCTGCTGGTCCGGCTTCACCTCCACACGCAGCCGCCGCTTCTCCACCGAAACCTTGATCCGCTTTTGTTCGTTGGCGAATTGCTTGTCACGCACGAATGCCACGGACACGAAGAAGTTGGGCGCGTACTCGCGCTCGATCGGGATTTCCACCCGCGTCGAGTTCCCCTTGAGTTCGACCAGACGGTGTTGGTACAGGCGCGGCCCTTCTACCGTCACTAG
Proteins encoded in this region:
- a CDS encoding zinc-binding alcohol dehydrogenase family protein, yielding MKALILEAPQRARVTEAPEPSSQPGEALVRVLAAGICGTDRHAYAGEHPVFSYPRIPGHEFAGHVVAAPADSGVNPGDLVVGDPAVSCGECYPCRQGRYNCCVNVSVMGVHRDGALAELVALPAANLHRVPSGISAQDAVLAEPVAIGLQAIHRGRLQRGESVAILGAGPIGLSALQVAKAMGARTFVTELRDDRMDFARRFGADAVVHADTAPGAAAEFTHGDGFPLVIEAAGEPRAVGEALELVAAAGRVILLGLIREPIPIAPWTLIQRELDLLGSRMTTGAIPEALHMIADGAVQPQPMVTHHFPLDRADDALELAARAPNGVEKVIVVMPGG
- the hisF gene encoding imidazole glycerol phosphate synthase subunit HisF, producing MPDYRRIIPCLDMKDGRVVKGVHFVDLRDAGDPVEAGRAYSEAGADEIAFLDISATVEGRGTMLDVLRKTVGAVTVPLVVGGGIRSVDDVQQLLDIGVSAVSLNTAAVRNPDLVRDIAGKFTSERLIVAIDVRRNQEMPSGYEVVTRGGTQPEGIDAIDWGKRCRDAGAGQILPTSMDTDGTKAGSDNLLNRMLAEATGLPVIASGGAGTLEHFYDAIVEGKADAVLAASVFHFGEIGIREAKEYLAGRGVPVRL
- a CDS encoding sugar phosphate isomerase/epimerase yields the protein MHSIGFRTAGFAAWPVDRTLRTLRDIGYRSVELCLEHPETQPADMDPARCRDIAALLNELGLGLSSISYHGDGRPPEERAENSLLAVEVAERMACPVVVLNTMRREAGREEQQIEAALDLTRRLLAHGRERVVLAFEPEPGLAISSVDDMRAFMESLASPRVAVNLDIGHAHITEPDLTAAIAQIGAAIVHTHIEDIAGKVHQHLVLGEGEIDFAAARRALDGLGYRGDYTVDMFALGDDPERTAARCFDAMERWFG
- a CDS encoding RNA methyltransferase → DSYERITSLKHPAVRLARALLTPAGRAAAQQFLIEGEAMVEQALAVAGACDVFVLEGAKVGASLRSTLAAAGTRCYTVSRGLMTKILGTGYDTSTTTVAVAPMRLASTESLVELGGPLLVCERIQDPRNIGVLLRTADAGGARGMLLGPDSAEPFSRAAVRSSTGSILRLPLALSRDLLADLSLVRQSGLRLIATSAHGRTPVQDAGLDRSCAIIVGNESEGVSSEARAFADDVVAIPVAGQASSFNVTVAAGVLLYECLRAVRDM
- a CDS encoding FAD-dependent oxidoreductase, with amino-acid sequence MKTIHEPGRELPIVAEPDVVVAGGGPGGIMAALAAARTGAKTLLVERYGFLGGMATAGLMTSFNGFRNEHPPNHVQTVRGLAQELVDRLLAAGGACGCTAHGNFGPLKPGSAPYAVSFDPEILKTVALEMLSEAGVQLMLHTTFSDASAAGRSVTAVVAESKSGRQAIRARIYVDATGDGDLATRAGARYEKVEKTGQRMMGMTLMYRV
- a CDS encoding DUF4832 domain-containing protein, with the protein product MKILWIALILAMALCDGAWAAAPRSIVHPQDTGAALANPGMGWVLYFYSNVPTNYGSRLEPSDTVDEFPGVTTVYLRIPWSYVEPEEGRFNWSVVDTPAQRWIAKGKQVAFRFSCSESWMRYATPQWVEKAGAHGYNFTSGQGVQPDGVFWEPDYNDPVFLEKLDHFLAAAAARYDGNPEVAYIDVGSFGVWGEGHTYHSSALPYSAATIIKHIDLHLKHFKHTLLAANDDFVLQGRGDEAINYAARRGLALRDDSILVQGGDNAYLSAHLAPAFWPTRPVILECEHYGGSRDRGNWKDGSQYLEAVEKYHASYASIHWWPREFLSENRELIDRINRRLGYRLQLVEASWTGVARAGTPLDFTAAWRHAGVAPCYAGGFPAVTLKDDKGGIVGAFVDESFDVRALPVGPPGQAETRAQEADFLLPSNLTPGTYELYVSVGTRTGTPRIALPLPDDDTQRRYRLGTLTVTAQ
- a CDS encoding VanW family protein; translated protein: MGAGAARGVWSQRRAAIRGLVLAVACVACAAAVAVLVRLPDLPGEEKAVAAFSTSLSGRTRSQVHNVQLALMALNGTLIRPGEEFSFNRTVGPWTVDRGYRRAPVSYSGEMVRDWGGGVCQASTTLYNAALLAGLPVLERHRHHWPATYVPPGRDAAVAYPSIDLRFRNSLASPIRITARVAGESVVVRLHSRERPPQVRVEREIMAVAQPATVMCLGPSPTGRAPNRGQAGCEVAVYRVWRGAGERWEFVSRDTYPPQNRLVWR
- a CDS encoding carboxypeptidase regulatory-like domain-containing protein, whose protein sequence is MKRGAAWLPALAAAVIWLAAMTIYLAQQETPTGWLRGKAVAEETGQPLPGVEIRLRHTAAPSGDAGGGEFVLHTRADGTFESKRIPAGTYSLQATSRAHRLRTTDLAVAEGKVQEVNLELAPVPPFFDLRMPQHVFTPDETPQVIAHGFLPGDAVEFAFYRVDTRTLFLEKRGGLRGMLYSQRPPRHLVIEGNPALTLWKRTSARITQRDVEGVFRQRFDLPAGEAGVYLVVAKANSIQRLGWVMVTRVALITKRWGDRVLAYVTDLSSGRPIPGAAVEFSAEGGGRVSGVTDADGLFAARLPGERRSFSLLARAEHEGSEAFLTSWVWRGEEDGEERVYAYTDRPVYRPGNEVSFKGIARRFAGADYAVLSNESVEVEVRDPRDTLVYKAALTSNDFGSYHAGFQLNDEAPTGYYRLLSTFDGEPHESGFAVAEYRKPEYSVEVTAAKKRYTRGERIQARVAAEYYFGAPVAGADVAYRVYRSPYWFYPGGEEGYYEGEEFEGYDYGEIIEEGQARTGPDGVARFTIPTRRETRGRDERAEEIPSDYRYAIEATVTDASRKEVTADGSVLVTQGEFRLSARAVSYIATPGDAVDIEVGARDYRERPVRGVRVTVSAQRQVWGAQDVSLEPGPRGQVTTDAKGKATFRFTPQTPGYYRIETSARDRRGNQIRGRGYLWVTSAVYADLGMPYPKLEIVADKEVYREGDTAVLLINSQSKGATALVTVEGPRLYQHRLVELKGNSTRVEIPIEREYAPNFFVSVAFVRDKQFANEQKRIKVSVEKRRLRVEVKPDQQRYAPGERATYEIRTTDWRGDAVRAELSVGIVDESIYAIEEERAPPMVEFFYPPRWNQVSTDYSFPQIYLDADKGAAGITVRKRFPDTAYWNPTVVTDAEGRASVSFAMPDTLTTWRATVRGATLDTAVGEATAKAQTFKELLVRLETPRFVVQKDRLTLSALVHNYTRARQDVEVWITAPGLSVRGGAGAEERQRMVLGPDEVKRQDWQVDVPSPGDKAITVYAKARSGLSDAMALTIPALPHGRERVEWRSGAVRDQAAERLSIRRDAVAGASDVRVRFAPSIAAVILGALEYLAQYPYGCTEQTMSSFLPDVIVARALRELDLANPELEKKLPDMVQEGLDRLYGYQHDDGGWGWWRYDDSEPWMTAYVVYGLTTAKRNGFAVNQNALDRGLGWLVRRLKDQRHMRANDRLYVLYVLSLAGRDGVVDGHVTDFYRRLDSLDAYELALLTSTLVERKRSEEAKVAGERLWRRLQETQALAWWKGRGDWGRGGDTETTGLALKALLALDPDDPRIYKVVRWLVLHREGNCWVSTRDTAFVLFALTDFMKASQELQPDYQAAAILGDDAILQRRFTQDDLFAPEVEVKASGDALRRGENLLNLSKEGPGNLYYTLILRQFVGQEDLPQVITGAGISIERQYYRMISSRDRRNGVISTTPAPNPTTVFRSGESILARLRITSSKEYEYVVVEDPLPAGCEVAERGGVDPWEWGWWWSDMEVRDEKVAIFARRLPAGTSTIEYHLRPQIPGEYHVMPTQAYSMYNPDVRGSGAETRVRLR